In Oryzias melastigma strain HK-1 linkage group LG18, ASM292280v2, whole genome shotgun sequence, one DNA window encodes the following:
- the si:dkey-183c6.7 gene encoding urea transporter 2 — protein sequence MWMDSKAEVEWASRTRASFSRRVSNALLLFTGDMEYLDKFMEDKWFALQLAVWGLRGVSRVILANNPLSGALILAALYWDSPWQGLLGTVGVLASTLTAVITGQDSGEVAGGLHGFNGMLVSLLMGVFSSAGDWYWWLLLPACLGSATCIFLYSGLSTFLQHWDLPAAVFPFNTIIILYLLCTGPNNPYFPHHPTIPPGELEPNGTELAALKVLGGIPLGVGQIFACGALKPSLLILGAVVLYSPLLAVHALLGSAVGTLAGLSVAVRHQCLYSGLSGFNGALGCMAVGGLFFTFSWRTHLFAISSAFLSAYSDIAMSNMLGALGLPACSWAATLTATLMLLLTGSLATYRIPISRVRAPERNLCFRSQWEAGNTADGESTDV from the exons ATGTGGATGGACTCTAAAGCAGAGGTGGAGTGGGCCAGCAGGACTCGTGCCAGCTTCAGTCGGCGGGTGTCAAACGCTCTGCTGTTGTTCACTGGAGATATGGAGTATTTGGATAAATTCATGGAGG ATAAGTGGTTTGCGCTGCAGCTGGCGGTGTGGGGGCTGCGGGGGGTGAGCAGAGTGATTCTAGCCAACAACCCACTGAGCGGGGCGCTCATCCTGGCTGCCTTGTACTGGGACTCCCCCTGGCAGGGCCTGCTGGGAACAGTGGGGGTACTGGCCTCCACGCTCACAGCtgtcatcacaggacaggacaG TGGTGAAGTAGCAGGAGGTCTGCATGGCTTCAACGGCATGCTGGTGTCCCTGCTGATGGGAGTGTTTAGCTCGGCTGGAGACTGGTACTGGTGGCTGCTGCTGCCCGCCTGCCTTGGATCAGCTACATG CATCTTTTTGTACAGCGGACTCTCCACATTTTTGCAACACTGGGACTTGCCTGCCGCTGTGTTTCCCTTCAACACAATCATTATACTGTATCTCCTTTGTACGGGCCCAAACAATCCTTATTTTCCTCATCACCCCACCATCCCGCCCGGAGAACTGGAGCCTAATGGCACAGAGCTTGCAGCACTAAAG GTTCTTGGTGGTATCCCTCTTGGTGTGGGACAGATTTTTGCCTGTGGAGCTCTTAAGCCTTCACTTCTCATCCTTGGCGCTGTAGTGCTTTACTCTCCACTACTGGCTGTCCATGCTCTACTCGGATCAGCGGTTGGAACCCTGGCCG gtttATCGGTGGCGGTGCGTCACCAGTGCCTGTACTCGGGGTTGTCCGGGTTTAACGGCgctctgggctgcatggcgGTCGGCGGACTCTTCTTCACTTTCAGCTGGAGGACTCACCTCTTTGCCATCAGTAGCG CCTTCCTGTCTGCGTACTCTGATATCGCTATGAGTAACATGTTGGGAGCG TTGGGTCTCCCAGCATGCAGTTGGGCAGCCACTCTAACAGCCACACTCATGTTGCTGCTCACCGGTAGCTTAGCAACGTACCGCATCCCCATCAGTCGAGTGAGAGCCCCTGAACGCAACTTGTGCTTCCGCAGCCAATGGGAAGCCGGCAACACAGCGGATGGAGAGAGCACAGATGTGTAA